The genomic interval AGCCATTTCTCCAGGTCATCTATTGAGATCAGGTTTAATGTATGTGATGACCAGCGCAGATGAGGTGGCAGTGAAAAGGTCTCATCTGATCCTGTGGAGAGTGCTTCGGCAACATCCGTAAAAGTGACCTCCGAGTCATGATCATCAGATGGCTCGTCAGAGTCAGACCCATCATCAGGATGGGATTCAAACATTCTAAAGGCTTCTACAAAATTGCTGCCTTTATCGGTGACACTTGCTGTTACTTTATGTGATAGTCCAAAGGCTGAATTAACCTGTTGTATTTCGCTAGCTATGACATCGTAAgtgtgtcttcctctcaccCTTTTGCAGGCAAGAGCAGCCTTCTCCTGTTTAAAACTAATGCTGTCTATCCAGTGCACCGTCATTCCCAGGTAGCTTTTGTTGTTGGCGGACCAAATGTGGTGGAAACATGATCCAGGGAATTGAAAGTAAGTTTGATTACTTCAGGTAActggagggttagtgttgtttTCCTGTCGGATTTTGGCTTGCGAGTCGCAGGCATTTTATCAAGTACCGGTATCTTTCTAAATCTGTGCGATTCAATAGTTGACAGGGGAAGCATGTATTCTACAATGAACCCTGCAACCAGCCTGTTAATGTCTTTCTGTGTTACCTGCGCTCCAACACTAGAAAAAAGCTTTGCCTGTTTAGGCGTGGTCGGTTGCTGATCAACTCCTTCAGATGACCGGTCACCGGAGAGCATGATCTTTCGCCACAAGTTTTGTATTGCGATGCTGGGCTGACAAATACTTGGACAGGTTGCTCATTGACAAATGAGCAAAAATTGGCAAAAGTTGAAAGACACCTTTCGCCTGGGCAGAGGGTGCATTTAACTTGAATATTTTTAACGGTTCTGAAAACGAGACCGAAAATGCCATGCAAACATCCACAGCCAGAGTCCTGCGCCCGGGCTTCCGTTTTGTGGACGTGAAATCCAGGAACAGGAGAAGGTCCTGTGTTTTTGGTCCTGTGATCCTGTGTCTTGGCCAAACTGATACTGATTGTTCCACTCTTCCACTTGGTAATGTCAATGGGCCTTTGTATACTGTTTGAGGAAGGGACACAATAATCCCTGTTTAACATCATATATAGCTCGTATCCCCAGATACCTGGTCATACTTGGCCGTACAATTAGAAAATGATTTTAGATGACTTAGGCATGTGAATTTATGTTCCCCAGGCTCATTGGTTGGTGCCGGTGATGTCATTTCCCAGCAGCTGATTGAGAGAAGAGGGTTGGCCAATCACAGCGGGCGGCGGACGGTCCGGATGATGGCCATTGGTTTCTGCTTTGTGGTGAATAACGCATTGTTCCTCCTGATATACATGTCATACTCAGAAAATTAGAATATTGTGCGAAAgttcatttatttcagtaatTCAAAATGTCATACTAATACATTATGTAGACTCATTACATGCAAAGTGAGATATTCCaagcctttatttgttataattttGAAGATTATGGCTTACAGTttatgaaaacccaaaattcaaaatctcagaaaattagaatattgcatgaaatcaataaaaaaaggattttaaataaagaaatgttgGCCCTATGAAAAgtatacacatgcatatgtaCTCATGTACTGGTTTAGGCCCCTTTTGCATGAATTACTGCCTTAATGCGGCATGACATGGATCAGCCTGTAGCACTGCTGAGGTGTTATGGATGACCAGGATGCTTCAATAGCGGCCTTCAGCTCTTTGGCATTGTTCGGTCTCATCATGTCTTTCATCTTTCTCTTGGCAATGCACCATAGATTCTCTATGGGGTGCAGGTCAGGCGAGTTTGCTGGCCAATCAAGGAAAGTAATCGCATGGTCATTGAACCAGGTTTTTGTAGTTTTGGCAGTGTGGGCAGGTGCCAAGTCCTGCTGGAAAATGAAGTCAGCATCCCCATAAAGATGGTCCGCTGAagaaagcatgaagtgctctaaAATGTCCTGTTAGACGGCTGCGTTGACTCTGGTCTTAATAaagcacagtggaccaacaccagcagatgACATGGCTCCCCAAACCAACGCAGACTGTGGAAACTTCACACTGGACTTCAAGCCTCTTGCATTCTGTGCCTCTCCAATCTTTCTCCAGACTCTGGGACCTTGGTTTCCAAATGAGATGCAAAATTTGCTCTCATCCGAAAAGAGGACTTTGATCAACAGAccagttatttttttctttagccCAGGTAAGACGCTTCTGACGTTGttttttgttcaggagcggcTTGACAAGAGGAATACGAAAGCCCATTTCACAAAttcgtctgtgtgtggtggCTCTTGATGCACCCAAGCCTCAGTCCAGTCCTTGTGAAGCTCTCCCAACACTTTTGAAAGGCCTTTTGCGCACAATCCTTTCCAGGCTGTGGTCATCCCTGCTGCTTGTGCACATTTTTCTTCCACACTTTGCCCTTCCACTTAACTTTCTATCAATGTGCTTTGATACAGCACTTTGTGAACATCAAACTTATTTTGCAATTACCTTCTGAGGCTTTCCCTCCTtgttgagggtgtcaatgatggttTTCTGCACAACTGTCAGGTCAGCAGTCTTCCCCATGATTGTGAATCCTACTGAAGCAGGCTGAGAGAAAAGGCTCAGGAACTCTTTTGAGGTGTTTTGGTTTAATTAGCTGATTAGAATGTGACACTTTGAGCCTACAATATGGAACCTTTTCACAATATTCAAATTTTctgagatttttatttttttgattttggggttttcttaAATTGTAAGCAATAATCTTCaaaattataacaaataaagcCTTGGAATATCTCACTTTGCATGTAATGAGTCTACATAATGTATTAGTTTGGCCTTTTAAGTTGATttactgaaataaatgaacTTTTGCACGATATTCTAATTTTCTGAGTATGACCTGTATACACTGTAATAACACATTATTCATCCAGTAGCAGGAGGACAGTCCTGTATGTGCAGGACAGCCTTAAGAGGGTTCactgtatgtggttgtgtgtgttgtctctaGGGTCCAGTGATAGGTGGCTGGTACAAGGTGCTGGACAGGCTGGTTGTTGGGGGAAGTAAAAGTGCTGCTATGAAGAAGATGCTGATAGATCAGGTAAGAGATGATCAGGATGTGTACTTCCCAAAATACACATCAAATACACATAAGCTGCTCAGTATTATAAACTAAACATCTGAGCCAAAGTGTTCAAAAACCAAATGGACAACCAATGAGTTCATTCAACTTGTTTAAGGTGGAGGAGTTAATGCATGGTATAtgccagtggttttcaaactgtggggcgcgccagagttcttcaggggggacgcgacgtgagaaaaaaataaacccgaaaaaaaacctgaaagtcgatgattcaaatcatcagtcgtacttcaactgtagaagtaacataactaaatcaaatttcaaccgtttacaATCGTtcaaacaaatctacacacttgtatcttcaatgctatcgaaacggaattttgatagcatttatacttttttcagaatcacagttttagtttcaaaccggcatcgtttttagttgcttataataatttaggtcaccatagcaacgccggtaaacaaactccgccgaatagtcgaatctccggactgaaaaggcagatctgattctaCTCAGATTATTAAGAGTCTGGGACAACCCTagaccctaaaaaaaaatgtttcaaatgttttaaaattatgatcagagatgtttaaaacgtgtaaaataattaaaatagctttcaaaacacaggtatttagaactttttgggggggggggggggggcgctcagctgaatttttttctctgagggggggctcactctctcacactttgaaaacccctggtaTATGCAATTGCCTGTAATGTTTCACCAGTGCCAAATACAAACAGATTATTCTTTAAATGTTGCTATCAACACTCCTCAAGAAGTTGGAATGCTTGAGGATGTTTTGGTCGCATGGAACCAACCAATACACCTTAATGATGCCTTCCTCCAAATCTGCCATATTGGATGATGTGCTCCCTctcaatgttgtgtgtgtgagagtaagaTGGACCTTCATAGACCTCCAGGGACTGGTCTTTCAGAAGAACCAAGCCACAACCTGAAACCCAGTCTATCGTTGTGTACGACAGGTGTTCATCTGGGGCTTCTGGGAGCTGAAGCTCATAAAGAGCCTTCAACAAAACGGAATGCCAGTATTGCATTTATGGTGGTCCATCTGGAGGAATACCTTCCTCTTTACAAAGCGTTTCATTGATGTGGAAATGCATTTCCAGACGGAGCAGTATTGCTCAGCTGAGGAGGCTCTCCGACAGGGCGCCGGAAGTCACAGCAGCCTCGCGAGTGCCTTCTATTTTGTCCCACAAGCAGCAGTGTTTCTCACGGGGTGTATGAAATATTGAGCAGAGCTAAAGTGTCTGCTTCTACGCCTGAGCAGGTCAACCCACGGTGACTATAGTGCCATAAAAAGAATCCATCGGTGGTGCACCTGCGTCATATCTGTGTTCAAGGTTTACACTTATTCCAGCGCCTTTATGTAATCCTTCCTCAAGCTTGGTGTGAATAGCCCCCAGACATCCGACTAACAGCCCCCACATAGCAGACTAACAGCCCCCACACAAGAGCAAAAGAAAATCAGTTTTTGCTGCAGTGTGTTCAACCTGTAGCCATACAGTAAGCACACTTGTGTGTGCATAACATCCTTTTAGATACAAACACAATTCTACCTGTACCCTACATATACCCCTCCATCCATTGTCTTGTTTCTATATTGACCATGTTGATTgactgctgtgtgtttgtgtgtccacaCTTCTAGCTGGCTTTCGCCCCTTGCTTCCTTGGAGCGTTCCTTGGTCTCTCAGGGGCTCTGAATGGACTGACAATGGAGCAGAACGCTGCCAAGCTGAAACGGGTAAGACCCCTATATCATCTATAGGTCTGTTCAGCTACATCACCTGTCTCTTCAGCTATATCATCTATAGGTCTCTTCAGCTATATCATCTATACGTCTGTTCAGCTATATCACCTGTCTCTTCAGCTATATCATCTATAGGTCTCTTCAGCTATATCATCTATACGTCTGTTCAGCTATATCACCTGTCTCTTCAGCTATATCATCTATAGGTCTCTTCAGCTATATCATCTATACGTCTGTTCAGAGATATCACCTGTCTCTTCAGCTATTAGCTAATTAGGTTTGGATTTCAGTTGAAAAGGTAAATCATGATATTATGGTGTAATGGTATTgggtagggctgtaacgatacacgtatcgaaaccgaaatcgcgatactcaaagccacaaacctgtctcgcggtgtgagaaggcagaagcgcgatacgccctatctaactctccggtcaaattgtctgattgaaatttgctaataatttgtctaaataatagtctgctgacaccgccccctcttatcgatgccataagtatgcgacgagatgccctctctgtgatgacagctctccgtggctacggaggattggacttctccacagccgtcgaagtcctcatttGTGATATGagcgacatttatccagagtggccCAAGCGGAAAAAAaatgcctgtgtgatccctgtctctattgttttgtgtgatttgaccggcagttggtctgcttataggtcggaatgaagcggccacccattattgacaggatgggtactttattctaccggactcgttcgcttcttcactagacacacacgccactgctcgctctcctcgctcgtccactctctctcctcgctcgtccactcacttgctgacgtcactcacacgcaaccatacgcacactgccattctcgcgcacacacatacgctactcgtaacgctatgcctcgttattgcgacgttcatgacgttcatgttttttcccatcttttgaaagttaggctattaaacatgttgcattctatacggcctgattatgtcattatttaagctacatagcctaataagaagcgctttgagtgtgagaaaagcgctatataaattgaatctattattattattatttgaccaaaccaaccaaactagttgagggtaccgtattttccggactataagtcgcggtttttttgtagtttggcttgccctgcgacttatatttcgaagcgacttatatgccaaaattgtgcgtacataatcttcggccgcaagatggcaccgtcattcattaggcctataactgaacgctgcaagcctactgcaccaccgaataaattataaataaactagaccgtagacaaaacaaaagagaacacaaaataaaatgctgccaaaaagaaaaagctatactgcacaatttaaactgcagattataaagtatgcagccgaaaacggcaatcgagcaacagaaagaaagttTGGGGTGAGTGAAAAACTTGTCCGGGACTGGCGAAAAGCCAAGGAAACTCTAATTGcgatgaaaaaaacaaagaaagctaACCGGGGGCTGAAAGCCCGATGGCCAGAGCTGGAGGAACGAGTCCACAGATGGGTCATTGAACAGCGTGCTGCTGGCCGGGGCTTATCAACGGTGCAGTTGCGTCTCCATGCCCAGGTAGTTGCCAAGGAGATGAATATCACTtgttatgtttatatatagcctatattgctattgcaattttattcagtctctccagactaaacgttcttgtttaaatgttgaaaaataaatgcgacttatacaccgatgcgacgtatatatgtttttttcctcgtcatggagcattttttgactgatgcgactaatactcgggagcgacgtatagtccggaaaatacggtatttgcctacctgcaagcatactccaactgcaatctttggttatttatttattaacttagctatactttaatagtattctttctgttcaaatctgttcatttaataacaaataatttgttattaaatgtcaCATTAATTTAATTGTTacataagtgttgtttaaatagaatgctttttaaatttaaagaaatcgtgggatgtatcgaaccgtcacaaccgtgggtcaaaaatcgtgatacaaaccgaatcgtgagttgatgtatcgttacagccctagtattaGGTTAAGTAAGTTGAATTGTTAGTGGACTAGATTGATGGCGCGCGTTTCAAAACGGTGGCCACCTTAAAGCGCTGTTCTATGATTGCCCTAAATCACCCACCCAGTCTCTTCAGGCAGCTGGTCAGGGGCAGATAGTGTGACTTGTCTGCTCAGGGACATCGCGACCCTTAACTTGGAGGAGCTGGGgttcgaaccagcaaccttccagttgTCAGACAACCCACTTTACCTCCTGAGCCTCTCCTGAGATACTTCTGAATGGAGTCACCACAAATTCTGAATGACCTCTCATACAAACCTGTTTCAGAACACCCACTTCAACAtttcttaaaaaaatgtaaatccaAACTTCACTAAGGCTTAGGTTCGTCTATGGGAGTCAGGGGATTTAACATTAAATACCCAAACATTTCAAACCATGGACTGTACCAAACACAGCTTATTGTAATCACTCAGTGAGTCAGATGTCAGATAAGTTGTTTTtatgttattctttaatatctaAAGGCCTGCTTTATTAATGAAGAAGCGATGACGGTTGAAACACCACTAGATCCCAATACTGGGTTGGATTAAACTCGGAATGAATGGGATCCATACCTTTTCTTTAGTTTATATACCCTTGGTCCCAGTAATGAGGTTTGAGATTATAATAAAGATCTGGTGAACAGGGCGTCTCACCGGCTGTCTAACAAGCAACAAAGACTCTGCCAGCAGTTGTAGACTGGCCGCTGTCCAGTCTACAactacaaaaaaatacaaatttccATCAACTAAGTGAATACATATTTATACTTCGAAAAATCTTAAAAGTAATTAACTTTTCTTCTTTTGACAATGACATCTTACAAGtagaatttgttttgtttttttaagtattAGGCCAACATTAGCATTTGGCCATGTTGGCaggtgtctgtctcccccctgtAGCACAAGGCCTTGTTTGCCCTTAATTAGAAAGTGGTCACAGTCCAGAAAGCAAACGACAACCAAAAAGAAAATGGCAAAATTGCTCTGTTTTTATAAGTCAAAACATGTCAGGTTGAccttcaaagtgtgtgtgtgtgtgtgtgtgtgtgtgtgtgtgtgtgtgtgtgtgtgtgtgtgtgtgtgtgtgtgtgtgtgtgtgtgtgtgtgtgtgtccaattaAAGGTAAAATATTGCTTAACGTTTttagattgattgtctttttCCTCATCATCTTGCTCTACACTGAGAACTATAGGTAGGGTTTGCCTGCTAGTCTTTACTGAGGATACAATTATACGTTTAAATTATGGTTTATACTCACTGTAGAGGGCATTAACGTGTTTACATCTTCCTGTTTCACCTTTTTCTTTCAGGATTATGCTGATGCATTGATCTCAAACTACTATGTAAGTTAGCGATTAATGACAAATTTTCTTTATGGTGgaaatgcaatttttttttttctctggaaAGTGGGTTCTTACCGCGTAAAGGTTAAGCACTGACCTAACCTACTGACATGTTCTGCTCCCTGTTTCAGCTGTGGCCACCAGTCCAGATTGCCAACTTTTATTTTGTCCCTCTGCATCACAGGTAAGAAGCTCTGGGTCGTCAGAGCTCAGTTGAGGGGTACTTAGTCAGTTCAGGGAGCTCAGAGCTTATCCATTTGTTttgtaatgtatttttctttattttcctgtCCTGCAATCTCTGTGTGAAATTTTGCTACTCCTCTTTTTTGGTTGTAGCTCCACATGGATGAGCTTGATCAGCCACATCCATGACTCTGGTTCTCATTTAATCCACCGCTCCTTGTTCTGCAGACTGGCTGTTGTGCAGGTTGTAGCCGTCTCTTggaactcctacctctcctggAAAGCCAATCAGATCTGAAGACCTTCAGCATTACTAGTGATGTCGTGGGATGTGTGCTGTGATATATTGTTGACTTGCTCTTTTTCTATTCCAGTCCTGAAACTCTTGACATGTTGTGATTGAGTCATTTTGTAAAGGTTGCGGGGGAATGTTCCGCCCAAAGTGACAAATTCACACTTGAAAGTCAACCTTGCATTGCACTAGTGTGAAAGTTTGTTCTCCATGCTAATTAGATTTGCCACCACTCCGGCAACACACAAATCACTAACACCGGGAAACATACATAACACATACATTGAAGAAAACCTTACAATTATGATATGCTATCATAGGTCCTTGTGATTGCAACCTAACTTActtaaaaacacaatttaatAATAAAGGGCTTAAATATTGAGGATGTGAAATACTTTGGCATGCATTGCATAATTGTATTGGGCTTGGGTTGTGTAGTCTTATTTCTAtcagatgatgatggtgatatTGGGGTTGTGTAGTCTTATTTCTATCAGATGATGATTGTGATATAGGGGTTGGGGTTGTGTACTCTTAGTTCTATCAGAATGATGGTGATAGAGGATTGTTGGGGAAATGCCATGCATGGCTGTCAACCAAATTAACCATTTTATAAAAACTTGTttcccacacaaacataccaaaGCTATATAAGGCAACTTAATTTACCAACACAAAGAACTGTGATCCCCTTCTTTTAAAGCGATCTGCTGAGATGATTAGCAGGAGGTGAGGTGGGTGCATGCCACTCTGAACGCATACCTTTATCCTACTGCTAGACGGAGGACAAGCTCAGCAAAATTGAAGGACTTGAAACGTAATTTAATCTTTTTTGGCATTGTTGTTCTTTGGCTTAGTACAACTCTGAGAGGTAAATGTTCAACACATGGTTTATTCAGAGACACAATGGTGGAAGGTGCGGTCGATGGAGAGGTCAGGAGCTGGCACTCTGCAGGTGGTCATGAACAACAGGTAAATATTCTGATTATATTGGTAATGGACAGAGTGGTACATCAGCCACGCTAACATTCTAATTGACCCAGGAAAACCTCAGTCTGTCTTGGCCGAGGCCATGCTCGTAGGGTCCGACTTATCTCAAACCAATAAAACTATGCTGTTGTGTTGACCACTCTGTAGAAGAAGACGCTATTCAGGAGGGGTGTTAGCGCTTCAAATGTGTGGTCTAATGAGGTTCTGATGTTTGCTTGGATATCATGCGGTCTAAATAAGACACAGAATAAATAAATTTGCAGACTACAATCTTTCATGATAACTAGTGTGTTGATAGAATTCAACTGCTTAAATTACACATTAATCTGCCATTGCCTGACTCGTTAATCTCTCAAACATAAGCAGGTTATGTAATTAGGAAAACTTGATatgaactagaaaatgcatttcctggaGAAATTGTGAATGCAAAATATGTTATATTAAAGACACTTAGTTTAATACGcgaagaaatgtaaaatggcttaaatcaagtgtaGGGATTTGAAGTAAATGGagaaaacatgcacaccattgcaCGCATAAAGTGACGACGAACAAACATGTGATCAAGTTTGAACacatttgagataaaatatagaatagctgagctgttctgtgtgtttgtttgtgtgtgtgtaacttggAAAAGTATATTATTGTCCTTCACATCTAGTAGAATGACGAGGCTTATACAGTTTGTCTCCTTTGAGTTAGGGCTGGGCGGTATATCGATATTTGAGATGTATCAATATTTTTATGTATCAATAATATAACGACATATGTAACGAGACGCTATCGTCAACATCGATAGCCTATAGTTCATTTGCGTTGAAATTACAGCGCA from Gadus macrocephalus chromosome 21, ASM3116895v1 carries:
- the mpv17 gene encoding protein Mpv17 isoform X2, which gives rise to MVVGPRWSWAPDGRGPRGFSPGSLVGAGDVISQQLIERRGLANHSGRRTVRMMAIGFCFVGPVIGGWYKVLDRLVVGGSKSAAMKKMLIDQLAFAPCFLGAFLGLSGALNGLTMEQNAAKLKRDYADALISNYYLWPPVQIANFYFVPLHHRLAVVQVVAVSWNSYLSWKANQI
- the mpv17 gene encoding protein Mpv17 isoform X1, with protein sequence MAGVWRSYQALMTRHPWSVQILTAGSLVGAGDVISQQLIERRGLANHSGRRTVRMMAIGFCFVGPVIGGWYKVLDRLVVGGSKSAAMKKMLIDQLAFAPCFLGAFLGLSGALNGLTMEQNAAKLKRDYADALISNYYLWPPVQIANFYFVPLHHRLAVVQVVAVSWNSYLSWKANQI